GTGTAAGATAGCTTTAGACCAATAAGAATAACTAAGAGAATATTTTCCATTTCAGAGAACCAATACTTTCAATTGTTGGAACTTGGAAATACAGTCttcaacaaaatcaaaattactaaagttgaatataaaataaaaattggattTAAGGTATAAAGTTGCAGAGTTGATATTTATAAGTTGTCgccttaatatatatttttacctAATTAGCAATTAATGCTTATCATAAAGATTTACCTATGATTACTTTGtaaatgaaatatatttaaatggtcGATTAACCGCATGTCATGCTTAATTGAAATTCTTCAATCACATAAAAAACATTAGatgaataaattaaataaaaatataaccaCTCTTCCCCTAAAACATCTCTTAACCATTACACTAATTATCATCCAATTCTTCTTCTCTacatttgttttcttctttcattatcAAATGTGTTTAGTTTTTTGTAATCCTCTTTGGAATTTGACTCCATAATCATCTTTTGTGAGAAGAAACAGATCAATTGATctgttttcttctcttcttttttttaacaatGACTTGGCCATTGCTTTTTCTCTTGTTTTCATCTTTTGCTTTTTCTCATGCACAACTTACATTGGACTACTATGCCAAAACATGTCCACAATTTGATGCCATAGTGAGGGACACCACTCAACAAAAACAAATGGAATTCCCCGTCACGGCGGCCGCGACTCTCCGCGTCTTTTTCCACGACTGTGTTGTAGATGGTTGTGATGCCTCCATCCTTATCAAGTCGACCGCCTTCAACAAATCCGAGCTTGACTACGACATCAACCATTCCCTCGCGGGCGACGCGTTTGACCTAGTCAACCGCGTCAAGACCGCGGTCGAGCTCGCATGCCCGGGCGTCGTCTCGTGCGCGGACATCTTGGCGACCGCCACCCGAAACCTCATCGTCATAACCGGTGGgccccactacaaagtccagtTGGGCCGGAAAGATAGTCTAGTTTCCAACATTTCAAACGTGGAAGCACACCTGACGCGTGAGAACGCGACGGTTGACCTAATGATCAATAAATTCCAATCCATGGGCTTTGATGTCAAGGACATGGTTGTGTTGATTGGTGGTGGACACACAATTGGATTTGTTCATTGTAAGGAGTTTGCTCATAGGATTTTCCCCACTCCTGATCCTACAATGAACCCAATATTAGTTGAGAGATTGAGAACAATGTGTGCAAATTATACTAGTAACAATGACATGTCAGCCTTCCTAGATGTTATAAGTCCTGGTAATTTTGACAATGTGTTGTTCAagaatttaatgaagggcataGGGTTACTCGGTTCAGACCAATTATTATATAGTGATCCTAGGACAAAGCCATTTGTTGAATTATATGCTAAAGATGCTATTGCATTTGCTAATGATTTTGCtcatgcaatggagaaagtaagtgTATATCAAGTCAAGATTGGCCAACAAGGAGAGGTGAGGAAGAGATGTGATGCTATTAACCACACTTGAAAGAATTTGACataatgtttattttattttatgggatTTGTTTGGGTTTTTGAATGATCCAAGAAGTACTCtccatgatgatgatgtgtagAATTTGTGTTTACATATGATGATTAATGATAATATTGGACAAGAATATTATTAGTAATTTATAATTGTTTGATCAAACGAAGTTTGAAATTTTGTTCCATCATTTTGTCCAAATTAATACCATCACATATATTGTGCATTAATTAAAGGCATGctgtttcaatttcaaaataattaaagtgGGTAGTACAAATGTGATGCTCTATTCAAACTAAACTCATTTTATCCCAATAATTCACTATTCAAAGAACATATAATACATAGATAGACACCTTAACTTAGCCTCAAATAACGACTAAACACTTAAACTTTAAAAATGCACATTTAAACACTTCAACTCGTCTCCTATTGAACACTCCAATTTCTAGACACCTAATAAATTTATGTGTCACGTCCGCATTGGACGCCCACGAGATACAATGAAAAACAAGTTGAGATGTCTAAATGTGCATTCTCAAAGTTTAAGTGTTTAGTTGTTAGTTATAGCCAAGTTAAAATGTTTATCCATGTATAATGCCTTATTTTTATGGTGATTGCTAATTTATTCACCACAATTGTCTTTCTTTATTTGGATTTGAGATCAACTATTCTTTCATTGAACGCACATAAACGAAATCAacattatttgtttttttttataaaaaagattCCAATATTTCGAACTGTTGCATTTAGTTAAACCATTCTTGGGTACATGGAATTTGAAAGAGGTAGTGTTACAAACTTCATTGCGGCGCATATGAGTTACTAAAGACTAAAAGAATCATATATTTAAgtacaatcaaatctctttaTAACAATATCAATTGTTTATACATTTTTCAACTACTATTGCAAGATACTATTATAGAGAACATTATATGAAAatcaatttcaaagaaaaatttcaTCATTACAGTGAAATACTATTATAGAGGATGATTGTTAGTGTAGTACAACTGTATTTCACACCATTTCACAATTAACTAAGTGAATTGCAACCCTTTACAGCTTTGGAGGTCAAATTCAAAGAATAGTTTGAGGACAGAAGTGATAAAACTCTAATCCCCTTTGAGGTGATTTAAGAGTAGGGAGAATTTTTGAACAATAAAGAAAAGGCTAACATGACATGCGCGCAAAGATGACATGCACAACAGTCCAGAACAAATGAGTCGAAAGAAATTTTTTGGGGATAGTATGTAGCTTTCATTTTTGTAGCCAGTTTCGGAGAAGTGAATACCATATTGGAACTATTCTGCTTACTCAAAAACTCATTGGAAGAACAGATGTAAACGATAATAACTTTCTCAGAATAGATCAATTTCCCCAACAGTAGCTAACTTACTAAATTACGCGTTCACAAACATCAAAATGGTCTTATAATTGAGAAAGATATCTGATCTAAATTCCGCAGACACATCATAAGCAGATAAACAAAAAGGCTGACTGATAATTGCTCTAACTCTCAGTTTGCTCCCTCAGTCTTCGGATTGTGCTCCTAACTGTCACAGCACTTGCAGTGCTATTGAAGAAAAAGATGAATCAGTTAATCACAcaaaaaagaagggaaaattGAAGACAAATATAGATAAGGGAATGAAGTATTACTTCAATGTATAAGCACCGCCTGCTTTGACTTTGCCGCAATCTTTACAGCCCCAAATACCCACGGCTTTCCTCTTCACTGCATACTGCTCATAATGACAAGTATATCTTCAGATCATATGTATTCAAGGCAAACCAAGTAGAGCAGAAAGGCATTCCGTAGATGGTTAAATCCCGTTGCATATAGCTACTAATTTATCCAAAAGACCAGAAAAACATACCTTTCCACAAAACTCGCAGAAGTACTTGCTATGCTGGCTaacctccattttcttaatcTGCTTTCGCAGACTGGCACCATAACGGGTACCTAAAACATATATGAGATATTTAGAAACATAACTTTGCTCGACAAAAAACAGAACACACTTTATGCAGCTGCAGAAGGAGGAAAAGGCGATCTATGCACAAATAATCAATGTAAAATGAGAAGTATGTTatgtaggagttctaatcaaATAACCAATAGAACAAAAAGGGGAAGACAATACTTCATTCAAATAATTAGATGGAAAGCTGATTTACTACAAAAGAACCCTATTTCCATAGAAATGGGGAACAAGAAAGCATACTTCCGGAGTATTCCACCCAATCCACATAACTTTCTAGACCAATACATTCAGCTTGTATACCTCAGACAATTGAGGACAACAAACATATCAAGTGTAATcacacaagtggggtttggggaagGTAGAActatgcagaccttaccccaACCTTGGGAAGTAGAGAGGTcctttccgatagaccctcagATCAAGGACTACagacaattgagtaaacttgcAAAACAAACATGATCAAAGCTATTTAGCTAGGGTACAATCTTTACATATTTACTCTACAATGTATACAATCATTTGATATTCTTAACAAACTAGAACAGTTCTGCTATTTCCTATGTGAGCTCTTTCTATTTGCTCGAAAAAATCATCAACAAATTATCCCATTTATATTTCCAGCGaatatttgtatattgaatAAACTGAAGTTATACAAAATTTCAAGTAACATGTTCTACAATAATCAAGAATACAAGGAATACTGTCACATCTTTGTTTAGCTAAGTGCAACTAAACTGGCGTTTACTCAGATTCAGCTTGGCTCGCCATTCCAGCTAAGAcaagttatttttgaaatacATATTGAAGCAAGTTTCTCAACCATATTTGTGCATAGTAAACATAGCTCTATCTGTGTATTTAAGTTCACAAATTTGTCGCATGGACAATGCAAAACAGAAAATAACTTGCGGAACCATCTACTTACCATATTTCCCAACTATTCCAGCCTTCTTGGTCCTCTTAGTCTGCAGAAAAAATAtagtatgttattttataacTCATCAAAAATAACCTCAACTGAAAAAATGCATCTGCATCATCCAAAGTCATCTACAACTAGGTCCGCCATCAATGGTGGAATAAACAAGCCCACCTCTACAACAACAATGTTGTTGTCAATATCTTAGTGGATCAGTAACTCATAACATAATTGCTCATTTAGGAACATTCAACCTCTCAATCCAAATCCATCAAAACCCACTATCTTTCCTCATCATGTAAATATTACAACCATATGAGCTGAACAAATTAACATTTTAGTTTTCTACAGACaccttttttttcaaattgttCATGAACAGAGCAATGTGTTGCACTAAAGGGTGTGACATAGTGGTCAATGAAGCTGGACTGAACCATGGGATATCAGCCATCACAACTCCAATCCCGCGAAGCTTGAAAACCTTAGTGGATCTCTCAACTTCTCAATGCAAATCCATCAAAGCCACTACCTTTCCTCACTTTGAAAACATTACAAACTGGATGAACCTAGAGAGCATAATCTAACGAACAAATTAACAATTTAGTTTTCTAAAGACACCTTTTTCTCTCAAATTGTTCATGAACAGAGCAATGTGTTGCACTAAAGGGTCAATGAAGCTTGAATGAAACATGGGATATCAGCTGTCACAACAGATCTCTCAATCTCTCAATCCAAATCCATCAAAGCCACTACCTTTTCTCTTCATGAAAATGTTACAACCAAGTGAGCCTAGAGAACACaatctacaacaacaacaacaacacccagACACTCCCAAAGGTGGGGTATGGGCAGGTAGAGTGTATGCGGACTTTAAACCTGCCATCGAAGTGATAAAGAGATTGTTTCCGATAGACATCAGCTCAAGGAACGATAAAACGAGGCAGTAACAACAATCAGAAGCAACAAGAAGATAATAAGATAAAATGAGAACACAATCTAATGCACAAATTAACATTTTAGTTTTCAAAAGACAccatttttaaaacaaattgtTCGACGAGAACTGCACCCAAAAAGTGGTAAATAAAGCTGAAAATAGACCAAATCAACTGTCACAACTCCAAATCCCACTAGCTTAAAAAACTAATCCACCTCTGCTTATATACTAATTCTGATTCAACAAAAACAGCTCCAATTCCATAGGACCAGAACAATCTACGCATCCTTTTGACACTTTATCAACATACTTACTGAACAAAATACAgaaaaataacagaaatcaaTCACCGAAAACACAAattatatagaaaaataattgaGGTGAGAGGTTACCATATTTGCTGAACGTTGATGTAGCGGTTCTCGATGAAGGGCGTTTGGCAGAGAAACCCTAGAAATCTACTCGCTCAACAGATTTATAGCCTTTGGATCGGGTTGGGATGAGGCCCAGTATGTATTTAGGCTTACCCAAATTAATACCAGGCCTAGcatcttaattttttatttttattttttttggaaagaaCACTTATATTTAAAAAAGGGAAACCAGTTACAACCAACTACCCTTTtactttcatattttttatttttaattgtcaATTCGCGTTTACTATTTGATagcatcagagtatatatatactttgataATAAcaaagagtatatatatactctgatggtatcaatgATGAAGAAGCAATTGTTCAATAAAGAGAAAAAGGAGACAtaagggtaaatagtttgggtcatAGGTCCAAATCGAATAAATAATTTGGGTTGGGTTCAATTTGGGTAAATACTTTGCCTAATAGGTTCAATTTGtgtagtttttcctttttttatcagCTCTATGTATCTGAGATGATTTTCTTAGTtgttcgtatgtgttagcccatgaatggTGATATGATTTTCGGTCACTTGTTTTTGCAAAAACTTTACATGACCTTTTGTAATGAACTGGGGGGACAGTACGTATAGCCTCTGCATGATCCACGTCAcaagaattagataattttttttgtttttcgtgtgtgttagcccatgaattttttgatgatatgattttcaataatgttttttgcaaaaactttgcaggaccctccgtaatgacctaggggaACAATGTGTACATCCTCGGTATGATCCACGCCATTTatttagcatttaggagccaCTCAACATGAActaggcgattttctcaattttgctTGTATGTTAGCCCGTGAATTTTTTAGTGATATGGTTTTCTATCACTTTTTTTGTAAAAACTTTACAGGACCCTCAGTAATGATCTGGTGAAACAATACATATAGCCTCGGCAAGATCCACTCCATTcatttagcatttaggggtcaggTCACTCAACcgaaattaagtgattttctcagttttttgtatatgttagcccataaatattttggtaatataattttcggtcaattttttttgcaaCAACTTTACTGGACAACATGATTGCATACTATTTTTTGGCACAGTTTGTCTTGACATGCGCTATGATAGCTATTCTTGACTTGAACCTTGAGGACAAGGTTCTTTTTGTTTGGAGAGATATTGGGCCTAAGGGCATGTTTGGAGGTATCGTTATGAATGGGCCAGAATCAGTATTGGCAAAGCAGTCCAACACTGAATTAAGTGGCTATGATTGGGATCGGAATTGATAAATAGTGACTTGTTTAGTCAGGATCCATCTATTGTGTTGAGTTGTAATAGTATACATTATTGGGTTTGCAACATGTTGAAAGGCACTAAAATTAATCAATCAATGGTACGATAGTACAAGTGTGTATACAACGAGCTCAGTGCACTAATACTTCCGTTATGTGCGAAGTTCGGGAAAAGATCGGACCACAAGAGTCTATTGTTCGTATGCAGCCTTATCCTGCATTTCTACAAGAAACTGTCTCCACGGTCtttgcagaaatgcaaggtaaagCTGTATACAATAAATCATTCTACTATAGAAAGATTCAAGTATAGTTGTTTAATCTAATATCACAAGAAAAGTAATaagaaatatgatttaaatgtgGAAAggcaaaatttattatttttgtacaaaGATAAGAATATACTCATTTGAGTCGTATAATTGCAGGAAATAACAAATAGTTTTCAGACTTTTTAGGAGCTAGGTACTATAATATAGTTTTTAGCTTTTATATGCTATAGTATATACTATATAGGAGTGACTATATATTTAACATGTTATATTGATGAATACATTTGCTTGTATAATCGAGAAATCTTTGAAGATCAATTGGCAGACAATTCGTAACTCAAATTGTTTTAATAGCACAGTTTGAACTCCTGACGTTTATCTAATCCACACGTTAAGTGTTGCACTCTTACCATTGAACCAAATGAATATCCTTACACAACTGCAACCTCTGCAGTTTTCTTAGCATGACTCTGTTTGACAAATCTAACGTACAAGTCTGTTCTACTCGAATCGCATTCTGGAAGCCTCGTGTTACCTTCTTCCGACATGTTCTTGACAAACTCAACGAGATTTCTCCAATTCTCGGGCTCGAATAACCTTTTGTTCAATCTTAAATATGTAAATGCACTCAATCCATTTCCAGAATCTGCTCTGCTTGTACTCAAAACTTGTCCATATCCTCCTCCATCATACCTCTCTAACGCGTTTTCTCCAGCTAGTTCTACTCCAACAATTCTAGTCGCGTTTTTCACTTGTCGTACCAAACCTTCTGGTGAGCAATTTGCGCTCTGTGGCTGCTCCCCATCTCTCATTTCCATGCACGTAAAGTTCAAAACAACCCCACGTTTCGCGAATATACGTGCTATTGGTAAATAACCATCTTTGTTCCTTGTGTTATAGTACCCTGCTGTTAACTCTGCTGCATGTGATCTTGTGTTATAATGCCAATGAATTCCAGCTACTTTGCCTGATAATTTAGAACCTGTTCCTTTGAATATGCCTTGTGCTGATGCTAGGATTTTGTCTCCATGTTCTAATAACTTTCTTGAATACCATTCTAGGAAGAATTGTCCATATTCACTACTCCATGTTCCATCCTTTTTGAAAAATCCAGTTTCCTCTGGAAACTGGTTGTACTGACCAGAATCGTGGGGCCCACCTCGGCCCCATGATTCATTTCCCATTGCATGTGCTGATGCTGCTAGTGAAGCTTTCATGTACTGTTATAATTTCAAGAAAGGAAAATGTTTAGTGttttttatgtttcattttgTGGAAGTGTTCAAATGAATTTCCTTCGCCAGAAAATTATATATACGATATAAATACAGTAAAAACAACTTCTCTTATGTCAAGGCGATCGATTCAATATATATTGTTGAATCAATCGCCTTGACATAACAGAAGCTTTCAGTATAGTGACAAAAAGTGGCTCAGAAACCACTTTaggctatgttgctcggactctcccAAATTTATTGTGGCGCCAGTATCAAATCTTCCAAAAATATATAACTTTTGGAGAATCGGACACATACCTATCTATATTTTTAAAGTGTTTGGACAACATAAATTTTAGATAGGTGTGAAATgatccttgtatttttctaattttctttgTTGAATTCCTGTCTTCACTGCTATCTGTAGCTCTACTAATATTTCAAAATGCAGAAGGGAAAAAAGGTAAGGTTACCTTGTCATAGCATTGGAATTCACCAATACCAGGAAATCTCCAAGTACCATTGCTTTCTGGATAAGATGGATATCTTAGTTCACCACAAGGACCCATTCCCACTTGTATTTCctgtagaagaagaaaaacaaaagacaaaaaatcaatttcaaaagTTACTCTTTTGTTTTTTGCTAGGAAAATGTGGTCCCTAATAAtgtaactttttaaattttttggtgGTCCACTATTTTGTAATTTGTTAAACAAACAAGTTTAGTGGATCACTTGAGATTGACATAAAGTAATtcattgattttgttttttcacTTGTTTTCTTTACCAATTTCTTTTCCTTATTGGAATAACATAGTTGTTTTTCTCTTCCAAGTATTCTACATGTTTGTGTGTGTGAAATTCTAATCCTTATCCTTAGAGTTCTCAACTGATGGTTCCCTAGAATTTGATGAATCAACACAAAGAATGATATCAATGGATTTAAGTCATATAGACTAAAGTTTAaagaatatttatattattagtgTAATTTAATATGTTATAATAGATTACCTATCATTTCTTTAAAGTTATCGAGAAATCTAACGTCAGATAACCTTTAAAATCAATTGCAATCTTTGAAATTTCGAGATGATAGATCGGCGTTTCTACCTTTCTCCTTTTAAATACTAGGCTTAGTTCGTTTGGCATAGGACTCAGAAATTGAGACTTGAGCGACAAAGTCCGTCGACCTTTGCCAAGTGAGCTAGTTAATTCCATTTTAAGTGACCTAATAGATCTTTAAGTATTTTTCATACGTCAATGCATAGGACTTAAACTTTATACAGAAGAATTAAAAGACTTACCACTATAACATCTCCCAAATAATTCTTGAATCTTTCTCTAAAACTTCTCATATAATCAGAGTAGACTTGAATTGGTGTTCTTCCTCTAAGTACTGGTAATTGATCACAACCTAAAGAAATGTACTCAGGATTTCTCCTGCCTGATCTATCTGTATACACAAGGTCTGGATTTTTGCTGATTTCTTCAAGTACCCATGGAGGTAGAGGGATGctgtaaaaataaattaataaatttaaaattaatcaatGGCGGAGTCACATAGAGTAAAGGATGTTCAGTTGAATATCCTTTATTGGAaatatttaattgtatataGAAAAGTATATCATGTATTTGCTTGTTTCAAGTTTGACCACATAGACAAAAGGACGGACAGTTGAATATCCTTTCTCAGAAATATGTGGTTGTATATAGAAAAGTATACTATGACCCGATCGGTTTTAAGTTGGTCAACTTAAAgctcctttttagcttttggatgtgtttgtctaatgctaattctaagccataaagttcttaaagtcagtcaaaaatgaaaagttaggatttctaagtttttttttctaattgctTAAAGCCgttttgtttgaccatgaaaattacttttatatcccttatattttaactaaattcccaaactgctctttttattcttttaaccctaaaattcaaatacttattttcaacataagaacttttatccaaacactcaactgcttatttataaaaataattttcagcacttcaaaattctaaaagcacttcatacataaaagttatttttttaagcccatccaaacgggctttATGTTTATTAGTCAAAAGTTACTTTTTAAGATATGTGTTAAATCTCGAGctcctttaaaaaaaaatttgacttCATTACTACACTTAATCATAAAAACTATGAACGAGTGTAGATTATATAAAAATGATACATTTTGAGATTTTGGAAGATGTGGCAATAGTAGGATAGATTTTCGGCCATAGGTATAATTCTATATACAATTTCAAATAGAAAACTAAGGTATAATAGATGTTTTGAACTCTAACAAATCaagaaacatttttttttaatcccaTTATTACTATTCAAGAAGGTATATGGTCATTAATTACTCATTTAAGTAATAGATAAAGGGGTAGTATAGTCAAATAACACCTCTTATGATTAATTGATGCTATCAAATCATTTTCTTAATAGGCATATCGAAATTTTAAACGACAGatagaaatgaaagaaaaaatcagTAATACCTGCAAGAATCTCCGACATTACCACCACACTGATGAAAAGACATGACAACTTGAAGCTTCAATCCATTTGCTTGAACCATCTTGACAAGTTCATCATACCCTTCCCAATTATACTTCAAAGGTCCATCTTTTTCAACCAAACCCCACCAACAATCCACCATTACCCCTTCAACTCCAGCAGTTTTTAATGCCATCAAACTTGCATTCATAGCTCTTGGCTTGTTCAAATTGCCACCAATTGATATAGTGTCAAGTGGTAACATCACAAAAACAGGCACTTTGGTATTACTATTGTTGCTATGATCAGTATTACTTGTGAGCACATGGAATTTCTCTTTTTCTGCCATATTGGAATTCAAGAATTGAACTTCTTGATTGGAACTTTTTGCTTTGAGATTGTATGATGGTGGATTGATTCTGGCAAAGCAAATCATGCTTGAGATATCATCATGTGttctataattttttctttcttttttattgataaaagaagTTGAAGAACAAGGTGTTAAAGCCATTTTGTGtgattttgaaaaaagaagtttttaaaaaaatagaagaggTAGGGATTGGTGAAGCTCTTGGATGTATATTTATAAAGGGTATCAAACATATGGTGTATGGATGAGAAAAGTTTTGAGAGTTCTagttttaagaaattaaaaggaaaaaagtgtAAAAGTTCGAGACAGGTCAGCAACACATATACCTTTTCAAGATATGTCCTGCCCTCAACTTGATGAAATGACACATAtaaaatacatttttatattttattttattttcatctagAATTTTTTAACCAAGTCAAGAAAAATGCAATATATTATGggaaaaaatataatcaatatttgtttatttgtttTCCTAGGATATTGGAGGTTATATCGCTGCTAGGTGTGGTGAGATCTTTTTATCTTTAATTCAAGACTTTAAGTTTAAGATTAAGAATTGAAAAACCTCTCGATGACGCTAGTATTTTACCCTTTAATGAACTTGCCTTGCACAAATTCTATTTAGCTTAACTTCTCAAATCAGAACTTAGTGTGTATTATGGAACACTAAAATCTATTTTCATGTCTCTTTTAGATAAATACAAGTGAATAGTTCTATTTGCTTGTTGT
The genomic region above belongs to Solanum dulcamara chromosome 5, daSolDulc1.2, whole genome shotgun sequence and contains:
- the LOC129888746 gene encoding peroxidase 41-like; translated protein: MTWPLLFLLFSSFAFSHAQLTLDYYAKTCPQFDAIVRDTTQQKQMEFPVTAAATLRVFFHDCVVDGCDASILIKSTAFNKSELDYDINHSLAGDAFDLVNRVKTAVELACPGVVSCADILATATRNLIVITGGPHYKVQLGRKDSLVSNISNVEAHLTRENATVDLMINKFQSMGFDVKDMVVLIGGGHTIGFVHCKEFAHRIFPTPDPTMNPILVERLRTMCANYTSNNDMSAFLDVISPGNFDNVLFKNLMKGIGLLGSDQLLYSDPRTKPFVELYAKDAIAFANDFAHAMEKVSVYQVKIGQQGEVRKRCDAINHT
- the LOC129888748 gene encoding 60S ribosomal protein L37a → MTKRTKKAGIVGKYGTRYGASLRKQIKKMEVSQHSKYFCEFCGKYAVKRKAVGIWGCKDCGKVKAGGAYTLNTASAVTVRSTIRRLREQTES
- the LOC129888749 gene encoding beta-amylase 3, chloroplastic-like; its protein translation is MALTPCSSTSFINKKERKNYRTHDDISSMICFARINPPSYNLKAKSSNQEVQFLNSNMAEKEKFHVLTSNTDHSNNSNTKVPVFVMLPLDTISIGGNLNKPRAMNASLMALKTAGVEGVMVDCWWGLVEKDGPLKYNWEGYDELVKMVQANGLKLQVVMSFHQCGGNVGDSCSIPLPPWVLEEISKNPDLVYTDRSGRRNPEYISLGCDQLPVLRGRTPIQVYSDYMRSFRERFKNYLGDVIVEIQVGMGPCGELRYPSYPESNGTWRFPGIGEFQCYDKYMKASLAASAHAMGNESWGRGGPHDSGQYNQFPEETGFFKKDGTWSSEYGQFFLEWYSRKLLEHGDKILASAQGIFKGTGSKLSGKVAGIHWHYNTRSHAAELTAGYYNTRNKDGYLPIARIFAKRGVVLNFTCMEMRDGEQPQSANCSPEGLVRQVKNATRIVGVELAGENALERYDGGGYGQVLSTSRADSGNGLSAFTYLRLNKRLFEPENWRNLVEFVKNMSEEGNTRLPECDSSRTDLYVRFVKQSHAKKTAEVAVV